The proteins below come from a single Fodinicola acaciae genomic window:
- a CDS encoding RNA polymerase sigma factor, which translates to MRTRLRSGEPAAFRELFDAYAKVVYDHAFRLVGSWSTTEDAVSLTFLEAWRLRERIDSSVDASLQPWLLGIATNVCRNVRRVARRYDGALARLPAGGVVPDPADEVVTRLDGAEQVARGEHRAFPAFPQEIPGDRHRAIRESMMTNIQYGQPNRTAGGLSPAWSPAWRSPPRPRSPPWC; encoded by the coding sequence ATGCGGACACGGCTTCGCTCTGGTGAGCCGGCGGCGTTCAGAGAGCTGTTCGACGCATACGCCAAGGTCGTGTACGACCACGCCTTTCGGTTGGTCGGCAGCTGGTCGACCACCGAGGACGCGGTTTCGCTGACGTTCCTGGAGGCCTGGCGGCTGCGTGAGCGGATCGACAGCAGCGTCGACGCGTCGTTGCAGCCGTGGCTGTTGGGGATTGCCACCAACGTCTGCCGCAACGTACGTCGCGTCGCGCGGCGATATGACGGTGCGCTGGCGCGGCTGCCGGCCGGTGGCGTGGTGCCGGATCCGGCGGACGAGGTGGTGACTCGGCTCGACGGCGCGGAGCAGGTCGCGCGCGGTGAGCACCGCGCGTTCCCGGCTTTCCCGCAGGAGATTCCCGGGGACCGACACCGAGCAATCCGGGAGTCGATGATGACCAACATTCAGTACGGTCAGCCAAACCGCACCGCAGGAGGCTTGTCGCCGGCCTGGTCGCCGGCGTGGCGGTCACCGCCGCGGCCACGGTCACCGCCGTGGTGCTGA
- a CDS encoding acyl-CoA dehydrogenase family protein — protein sequence MDLTLTEDQQLVQATARDFLARRSGAGGSELWKEIVELGWTGLAVPEAYGGVGSDLLDVCLVAEELGRAGVATPFAPTVAGASTIAAFGTEQQKQQWLPAVADGRTIAYAVGSDLVATPDHAIDGRVPFVPFAQEAADLLVITGASAALVDGDTPGITFERLDVVGNEPVHAVTFGAVSVGQQRFLSGRSTVDTAMAYATVLTCAEMVGGAQAVLDLTVEYAGQRRQFGRPIGAFQAVQHHCANMAIDLLGARFAAYEAAWRLGTGSDATIEVSTAKAVVSDAYERICALGHQVHGAIGFTAEHNLHRYLGHATAAALSFGDADFHLDRLATHLGL from the coding sequence GTGGACCTCACGCTGACCGAGGACCAGCAGCTCGTCCAGGCCACCGCACGAGACTTCCTGGCCAGGCGCTCCGGCGCCGGCGGATCCGAGCTGTGGAAGGAAATCGTCGAGCTCGGCTGGACCGGACTGGCCGTCCCGGAGGCATACGGCGGCGTCGGCTCGGACCTTCTCGACGTGTGCCTGGTCGCTGAAGAGCTCGGCAGGGCCGGGGTCGCGACACCGTTCGCGCCGACCGTCGCCGGTGCGTCGACCATCGCCGCCTTTGGCACGGAGCAACAGAAACAGCAGTGGCTGCCAGCGGTCGCCGACGGCCGGACGATCGCGTACGCTGTCGGATCAGACCTCGTCGCGACACCCGACCATGCCATCGACGGCCGCGTGCCGTTCGTACCGTTCGCTCAGGAGGCCGCCGATCTGCTGGTGATCACCGGCGCGTCGGCCGCGCTCGTCGACGGCGACACGCCGGGGATCACCTTCGAACGCCTCGACGTGGTCGGCAACGAGCCGGTCCACGCGGTGACCTTCGGCGCGGTTTCCGTTGGACAGCAGCGATTCCTGTCAGGGCGGTCCACAGTGGACACCGCGATGGCGTATGCCACGGTGCTCACCTGCGCGGAGATGGTCGGCGGCGCGCAGGCCGTGTTGGATCTGACCGTGGAATATGCCGGACAGCGCCGCCAGTTCGGCCGGCCGATCGGCGCTTTCCAGGCCGTGCAACATCACTGCGCCAACATGGCGATCGATCTGCTCGGCGCCCGCTTCGCCGCGTACGAGGCCGCGTGGCGGCTCGGCACCGGGTCCGACGCCACCATCGAGGTCAGCACCGCGAAGGCCGTCGTCAGCGACGCGTACGAGCGGATCTGCGCGCTCGGCCACCAGGTGCACGGCGCCATCGGGTTCACCGCCGAACACAATCTGCACCGCTATCTCGGCCACGCCACCGCCGCCGCACTCAGCTTCGGCGACGCCGACTTCCATCTCGACCGCCTCGCCACGCACCTCGGCCTGTAG
- a CDS encoding VOC family protein: MRIYRIDHVAQLTADLDGQVSLLRNVFGFRPTRGWDNPEQGVKGVRLAVPGSWGQDWVVISPSGADSPLQSTLDQQKGRPGFHHVGAEVPDLDAARAELDKRGLSYVDSGHGWIEASLTPPDHGPGVRFRLRGTGSLALAGDENAEPVAESTVDGPAVGIVTMDHICQAYPDREALAQWYADLAGFLPIWKTPIDELPDMADLVLNIPGSSVCWEIIMPRGEDSFIDRFLAKNGTSVHHVTFQVADWDAARAALAQHGIEPFDDEEGVTDGAAWKHTFVHPKQTGGVLIQLFWEEKPGVWVRSDKIPVDA, translated from the coding sequence ATGCGGATCTACCGGATCGACCACGTCGCACAGCTGACCGCCGATCTGGACGGTCAGGTTTCCTTGCTGCGCAACGTCTTCGGGTTTCGCCCGACGCGTGGCTGGGACAATCCCGAGCAGGGCGTCAAAGGCGTACGGCTGGCCGTGCCCGGCAGCTGGGGCCAGGACTGGGTCGTGATCTCGCCGTCCGGCGCGGACTCGCCTTTGCAGTCCACATTGGACCAGCAGAAGGGCCGGCCGGGTTTCCACCACGTCGGCGCCGAGGTCCCGGACCTGGACGCCGCGCGCGCCGAGCTGGACAAGCGCGGACTGTCCTATGTGGACTCCGGGCACGGCTGGATCGAGGCGTCGCTGACCCCGCCGGACCACGGTCCCGGCGTACGGTTTCGGCTGCGTGGCACCGGAAGCCTGGCGCTGGCCGGCGACGAGAACGCCGAGCCGGTCGCCGAGTCCACTGTGGACGGTCCGGCGGTCGGGATCGTCACCATGGACCACATCTGCCAGGCCTACCCCGACCGCGAGGCGCTCGCGCAGTGGTATGCGGACCTGGCCGGCTTCCTGCCGATCTGGAAGACGCCGATCGACGAGCTGCCGGACATGGCGGACCTGGTGCTGAACATTCCCGGATCCTCGGTGTGCTGGGAGATCATCATGCCCCGGGGCGAGGACTCGTTCATCGACCGTTTCCTGGCCAAGAACGGGACGTCCGTGCACCACGTGACGTTCCAGGTGGCCGACTGGGACGCGGCGCGCGCCGCGCTGGCGCAGCATGGCATCGAGCCGTTCGACGATGAGGAAGGCGTCACAGACGGCGCTGCCTGGAAACACACGTTCGTACACCCGAAGCAGACCGGTGGCGTGCTCATTCAGCTGTTCTGGGAGGAAAAACCCGGCGTGTGGGTCCGCTCCGACAAGATCCCGGTGGACGCGTAG